A genome region from Scyliorhinus torazame isolate Kashiwa2021f chromosome 13, sScyTor2.1, whole genome shotgun sequence includes the following:
- the LOC140388067 gene encoding potassium voltage-gated channel subfamily A member 1-like has product MEIALVRLQDGGAAVGSGQRGGRGSSSSSSSIHSPVSAGPPPLATGGQWPEPAAASPCPWAGEMNDMNAAGPPPPLLLDNPPPLEVNRSERVVINIAGLRYETQLSTLSQFPDSLLGDPEKRMRYFDPLKNEYFFDRNRPCFDGILYFYQSGGRIRRPVNVSIDMFADEIRFYKLGPEAMERFREDEGFIKEEEKPLPLNEFQKQMWLLFEYPESSSPARGIAIVSVLVIVISIVIFCLETLPEFRDDRGANRPAGNSTQGPEGGGLTDPFFIIETTCVVWFTLELLVRFLACPSKPVFARDIMNIIDIVAIFPYFITLGTELAEEQSNGQQAMSLAILRVIRLVRVFRIFKLSRHSKGLQILGQTLKASMRELGLLIFFLFIGVILFSSAVYFAEADEPRSHFSSIPDAFWWAVVTMTTVGYGDMKPVTVGGKIVGSLCAIAGVLTIALPVPVIVSNFNYFYHRETDTEEQAQYLKDEPPSEASPSEELKRSRSSLGKPLENSDGVNNGAGAHLKANSAPDIRKSLYALCLDPNTETDL; this is encoded by the coding sequence ATGGAGATAGCCCTGGTGAGGTTGCAGGACGGCGGCGCGGCTGTGGGCAGCGGCCAGAGAGGAGgaagaggcagcagcagcagcagcagcagcatccactCGCCGGTGAGCGCTGGCCCCCCGCCCCTGGCCACCGGCGGTCAGTGGCCGGAGCCCGCAGCCGCCTCGCCCTGCCCGTGGGCGGGCGAGATGAACGACATGAACGCGGCGGGGCCGCCGCCGCCGCTGCTGCTGGACAACCCGCCGCCGCTGGAGGTGAACCGCTCCGAGCGGGTGGTCATCAACATCGCGGGGCTGAGGTACGAGACCCAGCTGAGCACCTTGAGCCAGTTCCCGGACAGCCTGCTGGGCGACCCCGAGAAGCGCATGAGGTACTTCGACCCGCTCAAGAACGAGTACTTCTTCGACCGCAACCGGCCCTGCTTCGACGGCATCCTCTACTTCTACCAGTCGGGGGGCCGGATCCGCCGGCCGGTCAACGTCTCCATCGACATGTTCGCGGACGAGATCCGCTTCTACAAGCTGGGACCCGAGGCCATGGAGCGCTTCCGCGAGGACGAGGGCTTCATCAAGGAGGAGGAGAAGCCGCTGCCCCTCAACGAGTTCCAGAAGCAGATGTGGCTCCTCTTCGAGTACCCCGAGAGCTCCAGCCCGGCCCGGGGCATCGCCATCGTCTCGGTGCTGGTCATCGTCATCTCCATCGTCATCTTCTGCCTGGAGACCCTGCCCGAGTTCCGCGACGACCGCGGCGCCAACCGGCCCGCCGGCAACAGCACCCAGGGCCCCGAGGGCGGCGGCCTGACCGACCCCTTCTTCATCATCGAGACCACCTGCGTGGTGTGGTTCACCCTGGAGCTGCTGGTCCGCTtcctggcctgccccagcaaaccGGTCTTTGCCCGGGACATCATGAACATCATCGACATCGTGGCCATCTTCCCTTACTTCATCACCCTGGGCACCGAGCTGGCCGAGGAGCAGTCCAACGGGCAGCAGGCCATGTCGCTGGCCATCCTGCGGGTCATCCGCCTGGTGCGGGTCTTCCGCATCTTCAAGCTTTCCCGCCACTCCAAGGGGCTCCAGATCCTGGGCCAGACCCTCAAGGCCAGCATGAGGGAGCTGGGCTTGCTCATCTTCTTCCTCTTCATCGGGGTCATCCTCTTCTCCAGCGCCGTCTACTTCGCCGAGGCGGACGAGCCGCGCTCGCACTTCTCCAGCATCCCGGACGCCTTCTGGTGGGCGGTGGTCACCATGACCACGGTGGGCTACGGCGACATGAAGCCGGTCACCGTGGGCGGCAAGATCGTGGGCTCGCTGTGCGCCATCGCCGGCGTGCTGACCATCGCCCTGCCCGTGCCCGTCATCGTCTCCAACTTCAACTACTTCTACCACCGGGAGACGGACACCGAGGAGCAGGCCcagtacctgaaggacgagccgccGAGCGAGGCCAGCCCCTCGGAGGAGCTGAAGAGGAGCAGGAGCTCCCTGGGCAAGCCCTTGGAGAACAGCGACGGCGTCAACAACGGCGCGGGGGCCCACCTGAAGGCCAACAGCGCCCCGGACATCAGGAAATCCCTGTACGCACTGTGTCTGGACCCAAACACAGAGACGGACCtgtag